GATTGGGGTTAACGATAGCGTGGGCTTGTGGCAACTCATCACCGGCCAGGTGATGATCAGTTACCACCACTTGCCAACCGCGCGCTTTGGCAGCTTCAACACCGGCGATACTGGCAATGCCATTGTCCACCGTAATCAGCAAGTCAATATCGGCAGGCAGGTCTGCCACCAGCTCAGGTGACAAGCCATAGCCATACTCGAAACGATTGGGCACCTGAAAACCGACCTGTGCAGCCCCCAGATCTCTCAAACCCAGTACACCCAAAGCCGTACTGGTCGCCCCGTCACAGTCGAAGTCGCCGACAACACAAATGGTTGAACCACGCTGGATATGATCGGCAATCAGCTGGGTTGCCTCAGCCATTCCTTTTAACTGTTCTGCAGCTAGCAAATACTCCACATTACGAGCCAGCTGACTATCGTGCTGTATACCACGAGCCGCATAGATACGGGCCAGAAGAGGTGGAAGGGATTGCAGCGCAGCTGGCAGCTCTGTCGGAAGTGGGCGTGTACGGATCAGTTTTTGGGTTGCCATGTTTTGCAATGCCACTGGCTGGAGAAATAGCACTACCAGCTCAGGGAGCCGGCAGCCAGGATGAGGTTCGCCCGGTCAGATGATACGCGAGCAAGCCAACCCACTCACGCAAGCCAACTGACAAGGTGAACAGGTTTTCGGAAAGATTGGTATTGATATGCGACTGCCCGGGCGGAAAACTGCGATAGTCCACCGGATAGGCGACTACATTCCAGCCTTGCTTACGAAAGACACCTACAGCCCGGGGCATATGGAAAGCAGATGTCACCAGCAGCCAGGGCCGCGAATCCTGATAGTGCCAGGGCTGCAGATTACTGGCATTTTCCCAGGTATTGCGTGCCTTGTGCTCAAACACGATATCAGCTTTGACCCCCGCATCGCGCAACCAGCGCTCAGCCACAATGGCCCCACTGATATGCTGTGCCAGTGGATTACCGCTGGCACCACTCACCAGAACTTTGGCTTGCGGATAACTCTGCAACAACGGAAGCAATGCCATGTACCGCTCTGCGGCCCAGTTGAACTCTTCGGTACCGCGGGCTTTGGATAACTCCGCCTCTTCCCCGCCCCCCAGGACGATAATCCCGGCGATGTCTGTCGTCAGTGACGCCCGCTGAAAACGATCCTCCAGAGGTTGCAG
This Pokkaliibacter sp. MBI-7 DNA region includes the following protein-coding sequences:
- a CDS encoding YdcF family protein, with the translated sequence MESLLYYAAKLFWFLMRPEQLCLVLLILAWWLIRAGRRLGQHLLAGVILFFALLSVWPVGDYLLQPLEDRFQRASLTTDIAGIIVLGGGEEAELSKARGTEEFNWAAERYMALLPLLQSYPQAKVLVSGASGNPLAQHISGAIVAERWLRDAGVKADIVFEHKARNTWENASNLQPWHYQDSRPWLLVTSAFHMPRAVGVFRKQGWNVVAYPVDYRSFPPGQSHINTNLSENLFTLSVGLREWVGLLAYHLTGRTSSWLPAP